TGCGTTTGCGGTGCTGGCAAAAACGGCAAGGGTGGCGGCAGCGACAGCGGCTTTCGCAAATGTGCCCACGGAAATTCTCCTTTGGTTTCAGAGCCGGCTTGGCTCGCGATGCAAGGAGGTACAGTAGAGACGACGCGGTCACTTTGATCCTTATCAAACAATCGGGTGAAGCCCGCGTTTTTGAATGCGGTATTTGGAGGATGGTCGTCCCCACCTAGCCAACTGTCATTGAACTAACTCGCGCAGATCGCAGACGTGAGGTTTTGTCACAGGCCCTCAGTTCCAGCTCGTCGATTCGCCAATAGTCGTTGCTAGCCACCGTGAAGAATGGCGGCTCGCCCGCGACGAAACGGGAGCAGCCTTTCTGCGTGTCTTTGACATTGCTCAAAGAGTGGCGGCCGATGCCTCTCTAGGATGGCAGCCGAACGGTGCCTTCCTGGAACCACAAGGACGCCCATGCAACCAGATCTTCTCGCAAAATACCGCGAGGCAATGCTGCCCCGCTATACAAGCTATCCGACGGCTCCCCACTTTTCGTCCGCGATCAGTGCCGACACCTACGGCGACTGGCTCGAATCCCTTTCTGCGGAGAAGCCAGTATCGCTCTATCTGCATATCCCGTTCTGCAGATCGATGTGCTGGTATTGCGGCTGTCATACAACGATAACCAAGCGCGACGAACCGATCCTCGACTACTTGGCAGCGCTGCGTGAGGAGGTGTGCCTGGTCTCTGCGGCGGCGAAGAAACGGCTCAGCGTCGATCACGTGCATTTTGGAGGGGGGACGCCGACAATCATCCGGCCACGGAAATTTCTGGAGCTCTTCCAACTTCTACGTGACCGTTTCGACTTCGCGATTGCCGCGGAGATCGCCGTGGAAATCGACCCGCGTACGCTCCAAGAGGAGATGGTGATAGCTCTTGGCGAAGCAGGCGTGAACCGCGCCAGCCTCGGCGTTCAGAGCCTCGATCCGCTCGTGCAGAAGGCCATCAATCGGATCCAAACTGAGGAACGGACGGCGGAGGCCGTTGCAAAGCTGCGGGCGGCGGGCGTCGGCAGCATCAACTTGGATCTCATCTACGGCCTGCCGCACCAGACGGTACAATCTTGTGTCGAGACGGCCGAAGCGGCTATCACCATGGGCCCCAACCGCTTCGCCGTCTTTGGCTACGGACATGTCCCATTCTTTAAGAAACACCAGAAGCTGATTGACGAGGCCGCACTTGCCGATGCGGAAGGCCGTATCGCGCAGGCGGAGGCAATCGCCGAAACCCTAATGGCGGCAGGCTACCGCCGCATCGGCTTCGATCACTTCGCCAAAGCGGATGACAGCCTCGCCGTCGCTCAGGCCACAGGGAAATTGCATCGCAGTTTCCAGGGCTACACGACCGATGCCTGTGAAGCTCTGATAGGCTTTGGTGCATCGGCGATCGGCCGGACGTCGGAGGGCTATGTTCAAAACGAGGTGGCGCCCCGCCTCTATGCACAAACGGTTGCACGCGGCCATCTCGCCACAGTGAAAGGTTATCGTTTGACGGAGGAGGACCGGCTGCGGGCAGCCATCATTGAGCGGCTGATGTGCGACTTTTCCGCCGACGTTTCGGCTATTGCCGCCGCGCACGGTTTCGAATCCGGCATTGTGCTTGATGACAATGAGAGCCTCGCCATGCTCGAGAGGGATGGCGTCCTACAACGCGAGGGCGGCGTGATCCGCCTTCGTGAGGAACGACATTTCCTGATCCGCGCCGTGGCGGCAGCCTTCGACGCCTATCTGGAGCAGACGCGTCGCGTGCATAGCAGGGTGGCGTGAGGCCGCCTCTCGCCTCTGGGGGTCTCGCTTCCGCGGAGCGCTCCAGTGCGGGTCGATGCCGACCCCGTTCGCTCGGCCAAACACGGGCGGAATGCGGTCGAGGCAGCGCTTTGGCGCCCGTGTGGGCAGCGTGTACCTGAAGTCAGGGCCTTGCGCATCAAAGGTTCCGCTCTCGCTTCCCTGGTTGTGCTAGCCAAGGCGAGCGGCGAGATAAGCATCAAATGCGGCAGCAACAGCGCGGAGTATGAAGCGGTGCTCTTGCCTCACGCGAACAATACCTTTTTCGATGTCTACTATCTCGTCACTGGCCAGTATCGCCAAGCGTTCAGCTGAATCGAGGATCGGAATAGGGTCAAATCCGTGGGCGGCGCAGATTGCCGGCACGTCCGCCTCCAAATCGCACATGAGCCGCTCGATGACCGCGGCTCGTACGCGGTCTTCGTCGGTGAGACGATGGCCCTTTGACGTCGCGAGGTGGCCAACTCCGATCTGTCGAGTGTAGGAGCCGGTTGCAACCTCGTTCTGGACGTAGCCGTCGCCGAGACGGCCGATGGCGGAGGCGCCGAAGCCGATCAGCGTTTTACAGGTGTCGGCCGAGTAACCCAAGGAGTTACGCCGCAGGCGCCCGGCTTTCTGCGCCACCGCGAGTTCGTCGTCCGGTAGGGCGAAATGGTCGAGCCCGATCTCTCGGTAGCCGGCGGCAACCAGCGTCTTGGCCACGGCCGCAGCCTGTTCGGCACGAGCAGCGATGTCCGGCAGTGCTGGCTCTTCGATACGGCGCTGATTTCTTTTGAACGAAGGAATGTGCGCGTAACCAAAAACCGCAAGCCGATCAGGGCGCATGGCCACCGCCGTCGACGCGGTCTCAACGCACGACTCCACCGTCTGATGAGTGAGACCGTACATGAGGTCGAAGTTGACGCGACTTGTTCCATGCTGGCGCAGATTTTCGAGGGCAGCCGCGATCTGCGCCTCAGTCTGAACCCGGTTGACCGCTACTTGAACAACAGGATCGAAGCTCTGCACGCCAAGACTCGCGCGGGTCACACCGGCTTTTCCCAAGGCTTCGGCCATCTCCATCGTGAATGTGCGCGGGTCGATCTCAACCGCTACCGTAGCGGTTTTCGTGAATGCGAAGCGGCGACGCAGGACTTCTATCAGCGCGAGGAACTCCGCTGGCCCGATAAGGTTCGGCGTTCCGCCGCCAAAATGCACGTCACTCACGAGCAACGCTTGGGGAGCTTGCTCTGCGACCAAACGGATCTCCTCACGCAGCACCGCTAAGTAATTGAGGACCGGCGCCTCCCGGCGAGTGCTGGTGGTAGGGAAGCCGCAGTACCAACAGATCGAGCGGCAGAACGGCACGTGGAGATAGAGCGACACCGACTCGTTGGTCGGCAAGCTCCTCAGCCAGTTCTCACAAGCCTTGACGCCCACCGATGCGGAGAATTCCGGTACCGTCGGGTAAATGGTGTACCAAGGCAGGCGGGCGTCGCAATACTTTTCCAGGATTGGAGTCTGCAAAGGCTGGTGTCCCATGCTCACATCAGCATCACACTAGCGGGCGCGCTTTCCTCTTGTCTTTGCGCTATGTCAATCGGTCCGGTATTAGTCGCAAATCCAGGCGCTTGTGCGGAAATCAAAGTGCGATTTCTGCGTTACGCTAGTGCGGACATTCTAATATTGCCGCAACCGTCTCATACTCCTGCAGACAAGAAATCCAAAAGAAAACAAGTGCAGTGCGGGGGGTGGGCTTTGCCTATGACCCTACTCGGCAAATGCAAAATACCGGCCGCCACGATAAACCAATGAACCTCCGTTCCCGATGCAAATGCCGACCACGCGGCCGAGCACAATCACATGGCTGTGCCTTTCTATAGCCTCCTCAAGCTCGCAGTCGATGGCCGCCGCCGCATCCTGAAGGACGGGCGCCCCGCTGATGAGTTGAGTCCACTTGGCACCGCGGTAACGTTCCGCGCCCGTCAACCCGCCTAGGCCGGCGAATTGGCTCGCGAGTAACTCGTGAGCATGGCCCAGGATGTTCACGCAAAAATGGCCGAATCGCGCAACGGCAGGCCACGTTGAGGAAGTCCGATTGAGAGAAACGAGCATGCACGGAGGCTCGATAGAGAGGGCCGTCGCCGACGTAACGGTTGCTCCGGTACGTTCCTCGCCCTGCCCTGTGGTGATGACGCTGACGCCACCGCTCATTCTGCGCAAAGCACATTTCAGGCCGTCCGCGTTCACCGGAAGGTCTGCGCCATCGCTGTTCATTACGTCTGTGTGCACGTAAGGCTGGTCCGGCATCCGATCACTCCCTTCGTTTAGGAACTTCCCCATACTCGCATCATCCAACAGCTCAAGCAGCACAGGCGCGTTCGCACTTATCGCCGGCTGCCCCATGTCGTCGTCGAGCCGCCTCATCAACCAGCTGAACGAAACAGCCGCACACGAAAGCTGCTGTTGGCGTTTATGCAGCATTCGGCGACATTCGAGAAATCGGTTGTTTGTATGGCAACCATCGGCGCTGTGGATGCACCAAGCCCTGCGCCAGGTTGTCGTAACCATAGCAGATCTTGATGACGCCATCGCCAAGAGGGCCTTTGTGAAACCGCGTTTGGATCTTGTGCGAGATCGCGAGACCGGCAGCGGCCCTTGCAATTGCATAACAGCGTCGGCGTGCCGACTCGTGCAACTTCGGCTTTAAGTCCCTAGGGTGTTGGCGTGACTGGCTATGAGTCCCGGTCTGCGTGGGCTGGCGGCGGCAATGGATGGGGTACTCTTCCAGGGAAATCGCACCCGAGGCAGTTGCATCAGTTCTAAGGTGTGCTTCAGTCGCCTCATCATATTCATTGGCAGTCCATCATCGATTAATTGCACCAGTCTCAGTGCCATCTGACACCTCAAGCACACGGAAGCGCGCCCCGTTGAAGAACGCGCGAGAGTTTCAGATGGACCGGCCGATTAATTTCCTTGCTGCGGCGGTGCCGGTCTGACGTTAGAGAGCACCTTGCCTCCACACCGAGGAGGGCGATTATATATCACCACTCGTGCTCGCCAGAGACTTTAGCAGCATTACGATTCGGCAGCGTACATCATGGTCGCCCACGCGTGAAAAGGCTCTGATGAGATCGATCCCTTCCTCACTTGCAGCGAATTCAATCACTTCGGGCGGGATATTAACCTGGATCTCGGCGGACTGCCCGACCGATTGGACTTCGTCAGGATTACCTTCAAAGAAGTAGGAAGGCTGCACTTTCAGAGCCTTCGAAATCTGCTGGAGCCGGCCAGCGCCGACGCGGTTCACGCCCTTTTCATATTTTTGGACCTGTTGAAACGTCACCCCGATGGCTTCGCCGAGAGTCGCCTGCGACATGTTCTGCCATACACGCCGCTGGCGAATTCGCCGGCCGACATGGGCATCCACAGAGTTTGGCTTACCTCTATTTCTTTTAGAGTTAACACTCAACACAATCGTCTCCTCAGTCCGGGATCTTATTTGCTCTTCGGAAGCCATGATATGAGTCCCACATCTGTTGACACACTCCTTTGACATAGCTCAACTGAAAGTCAGCAACTCAATTGAGGCATCTGTGCGTCCGCGACGGCTACCCTAAGCACATTTGTATGACGCCTCAACCGGGCACGCGTTAGCGGGTTAGGTCCGTGAGTAACTCGTAGACCACTGCTAGGTCAAACACTGTCTTTGGCAGCATGTGTCCAGCGTCGCAGGAGCGGCCGCGCTCGAGTGCATCGCGCCGGTGGCGCCGGCACACTTGAGGCGCAGGCCCGTACCGCCGTTCCACAGGCAATTATCGTGAGTTAGGTCCTGATTGTGATCTTGACGTTACCCCAACGAAGAGCGTGAACGAACCCCTCCCGTGCGTGCGTGCATAGTCGCGTTATGCCAGAGAGAAATGAGTATCCCTCCGGTGGTGAGCACTGCTGAGATAGCGGCAAGTGCTGGAGACGACAAAGCCGTTGCTGAGTGAGCGGCTCGATGTCCACGCACTACGGCTAACGCGGGAACATGGGTGCGGACGCTGGCGCCGAGTGTGGACCGGGGTCGCCACGTGAAAACGATCCGGGCGAATCGGGGTGCCGAATTAATATCCGCCACTTTGGTAACGGCGCGTAAGTCGACCGAGCTTGCATACAGATCAAACGAGAGCATCAGACCTGCTATTCATCGCGGCTTGCATGGAGGCCGCCGGTGTCTGAGAGTTCAACGTATTGGCCAGGACGATAAGGAGCGGCAGTACCGGGAAAACCATAAAGCCGAGATTGGTCAGCGAAGGCGGTCCGCGTCGAGGAAACCTGCCGCACCCTTCGCGCTCACTCAGTCCACAATGACTAAGAAGCCCCAGATTGTCCCTCGGCGTCGGCCGCAAGGATAGCGCTGGTCGCAGCACGGCACGGAACATACGTGGGAAATGGCCCGCTTTGCCGGCAGCTGTCTGGGAATGTGAAGTGAACGGATCAGCGTCTCAAAAGGACGGTAGAGCAAATCTAAGACCGATATGGCGGTGTGCTCGCTGCTTTCATCGTTAACGTGACGACCCTCAATCCAAGGGTCGAATGGTCATGTCGGCTGGATAAGCTGGCGGGCCCCGTCGGCGGCGGTGGAAAGGTCGGCCCAGCCGCTACCAGCCGGGCCTCCACTAGAAGGTCAGCCTTTCGTTTCCTTGAGCGGCGGTCCGACGATCATGACCGTGGGGTCGGCGGAGAGCAGCCGTTTCGCGACTGCCCGGACGTCCTCCACAGTGACTGCCTGGATCAGTTGTTTGCGACGTTCGACATAGTTGATGCCACGGTCTTCCAGTTGGATGTCGACCAAAGTGGCGGCGATCGCACTAGATGAGTTCAGATTGTCGATCGCATAGCCGCCGATGAGCTTTTTCTTCGCCGCCTTGAGCTCGTCTTCGCTGACGCCCTCCTCCGACATTCGCCTGACCTCGGTGCGGATGAGGGAGAGCGTCTCTGCGGCCCGATCTGGCCGGGTCCCCGTATTGATGACGAGCGCCGAAGCATGATCGTTGTTCACGAGGGTGGTGTGGATGCCGTAAGCGAGGCCTCGCTTCTCGCGCACCTCATTCCAAAGCCTGGACGTGAACGAGTCTCCGCCGAGGATTTGGTTCATGAGATAGGCTGCGAAGAATTGCGGGTCTTTGCGGCTGATTCCCGGGTAAGCCAGGCTCAATTGCTCCTGAGGTAAGTCATACGGGACTCGAATTGCCCGCCCTAGCTTAGGCACCATGTCCGCAACCGGCGTCAGGGAGGAGGTAGCAGGCAGTCCGCCGAATATATGATCCAGATCGCGCTTGAGGGTGCCGGGATCGATCGCTCCCACCGCGGCAATGGTCAGATTGCTGCGCGCCAAAATCCGCTTATGAAGCGCCTTCAGATCGGAGGTCTTGACGGCGGCGAGTGTTTGCTCGGTACCCTCGGGCCGCCGCGAATACGGATGATCGCCATAGATCGCCTTCATCCATGCGACGTGTGCCGCCATTTCGGGATCATTGGCTTCCGCAATGATGCCGGAGACGATTTGGGCGCGAATGCGGTCCACTGGCGCCTGGTCGAAGCGCGGCTGTTCGATTGCTAACCGAAGAAGTTCGAACGCATCGTCCTTGCGGTCGGCAAGCACTCGAATATAGCCATGGACGGCATCGCGCCCGGCCTTGAAGAACATCTCGGCGCCAGCATCGTCCAGCCGCTCCTGGAAGGCATCGCTGTCAAGGTCACCGGCCCCTTCCTCGAACAACCCAGTCATCAGATTCACAAGGCCTTCCTTACCGGACGGATCCTGCGCGCTGCCGCCCCGGAATGCAAAACGAATGGTGATGATCGGTAGCGAATAATCCGGCACCAACCACGCCTTTATCCCGCTCGATGTCTTGACCTCCTCAATGGCCATGCCCGCGAGAGCTGGCATCGCGGCAAGGCCCACCATTAGGTATGCCATGACCACTATTAGTATGGCGCCGATTGGCTGTCGGTTGAACATGATCATCGGCTTTTATCTCCTGCGGCAGCGCTTTTCCGGGGCAGCAGATATGCCGCGACCGACCGGTCCGGGTTAAGGTATTTCCTGGCAACCGCCTGAACCTCTGCCGCCGCTACGGCGCGGATTCTTAACGGCCATTCGTCCACGTCGTACGCGGTATTACCGGTTGCAAGCGCCGCCCCGTAAATATTGGCCATTCCCAACTGGCTGTCGCGTGCGAAGACCATGGAGCGCACCAAGCGGTTTTTGGCCTTCTCGAGCTCGACATCGGTAACGCCGTACTCGATGATTTTCCGAACTTCAGCGTCGATCGCGTCCTCCACCGCCTCGATCTTCGCTTCGCCCCGCGGCGAGCCATAAAGCGTGAAGCTCGACGGATCGAGCGACCTTCCGTTGAAATAGGCGCCGCCCGAGGAGGCTATTCCCTGTTTAACCACCAATTGCTGATAGATCCGGCTGCGGTTTCCTCCGCCGAGAATCTCCGACAGGATATCGAGCGCTTCCGCTTCGCCCGGCTCGGCCGTTCCATAGGACGTCGTCACCCATGACTTTTCGTAGGTCGGCACGGTCACGCGCCGATCAGTGAGTACCACGGTCCGTTTAGTGTTCTGCTCCGGCTCCCGTGGCCTTACCCGCTCCGGAAGGTCTTGACCGCGCGGCAGGGCGCCGAAAGTCTTGTCAGCTAGCCGCCACACCGTCCCGGCGTCCACGTCGCCAGCCACGACCAAGACGGCGTTGTTCGGGGCATAGTAGCGATCGTAGAACGCCAGGGCGTCCCCGCAATTAAGCTGTTCCATTTCGTGCATCCAGCCGAGCGTCGGGATGCGGTAAGGATGGTTCTGATACAGGGTTGCCTGCATCTCCTCCTCCAGAAGCTGCTCCGGATTGTTCTCGACGCGCCAGCGCCGCTCCTCAAGAATGACATCGCGCTCGGGCAAGATCACTGCGTCGGTGAGTGCGAGATGGCGCATCCGGTCAGCTTCAAATTCCATCATTGTTCCGAGCGCTTCCGGCGTGACGGTCTGATAGTAGGCGGTGTAGTCGGATGACGTGAAGGCGTTCTCCTCACCGCCGATCTCCGCGACCTTTGCGCCAAACTCGCCTGGCGGATGCTTCTTCGTGCCCTTGAACATCAGATGCTCCAGGAAATGAGCGATGCCGGATTTGCCGGGTGGCTCATCGGCGCTGCCGACCTTGTACCAGACCATCTGCGTGACGATGGGCGCCCGGTGATCGGGTATGACGACCACCTCCATGCCGTTGGTCAGCATGAAATTTGCAATCTCGGCTTCGGGACGCGGGACCTCGACCGCCGCCACTTCCGAGGTCATCAGAGGTTGCAACGCGACCATACTCAGGGCAAATGCACGTATGCGCGAAACCAGTCGCGCATGGTTCATCCGCCACCAGGGCAAAAGCGCCTGTGCAGTCTTGGCTCGAACGTTGCTTCGCGAGTACCGCCTCTTCCTTCGTCTGCACCTGGAACGTGCTGCGGTAAGGTGGCCGGGCGCAGGCCTCTGCATAAAGCATTGTGCTGACATCTAGACATTCTCCGCACGATTATCGTCGTTGATAACGCGTCTGCAGAGCAACGTGCGTGCCGAACGAAAAACGGTTTAAATACAGGCTTATCGATCGAACCGGCCATGTAAGCATCCCGACATTGTCGTAGGTCGGACAATGGCAGCCAGTTTGAGCTGTTTCACACCTGGTTGCCAAAAGTGGGCCTAGCAGCGACGGGCTCGGCACCTAGACTCTCGAGTCAGCTTTCTGGATTGTAGCCGCCATGGCTGCGCTTCCTTTAGAACGGCCAGAAGTCACCCTGGCGGTGGGAGTTTTGACCGCCGCGGCCTCGGGACTAGTTGAGCATGACCACTAAACGCTTGAGAACCTACTATGCCTCCTGAGGCGAGTGGTACCGCACGCTGGTTTTTCTGCTGCAAAGCTGAGTCTGCGGGTTTTGCTGACATGTTCATAGTGGAGGTGGAAGACAAGCGCGTCCATGCGTTTTGAAGGCCTGAGTCCTGGCGAGCATTGAGTCATCGCCGATCCCACGTGACGCAGCGCGAGACTTCCCTGAGAGGTGCCTTTTTTCTGTTCAAATGATCTGGATCAAAGACGCGTGCGTATGGATGCGAAATCGTTGTCGTGTCAACTCCTTATCGCAGTTGCTGAGATCATGCCCGCGCCACATTCCCGTGAATCTGTTAGAATCGTCGTGAAGTGATGCCGCCTGTCGCCCTTACGCTCATCATCGTGCAGGACGCCTGGTGAGACGCTCAAAGACATAAACGATCTCAACTGAAACGGACGACCTGGAGACGACTGCAGCGCCCTGCGACGAATGCAGGAGATGGTGTCACCTAAGGAGCTTCTTGATGGATGCGAGCATTGATCGGGCACCACCGTTTCCGGTGACGAAGCACTCGACCGCCAAGGCATTCCTGGCCATGATCAAGAATCCGCTGGACGCACTGCCTCCGGCCGTGTTCAAGGAGCCCATTGTCTTTACCGGGCGGTTGGGCAATCTGCAGGTGTATCTGACCGACCCGGTCCTTATCCACGAGACGCTTGTGGAGAATGCGGACCGCCTTAGCAAGGGCGAGCATATTAGGCGCACGCTGGGGCCTGCGTTAGGCCGAGGTTTGCTAACTGGCGACGGTGCGCACTGGAAATGGCAGCGACAGTCGGTGGCCGCCGCTTTCCGGCACGAAAGGCTTCTTGAACTCCAGCCTGCGATGATCGCCGCCGCTGAAGAAACCAAAGCCCGCTGGCTTCGGCGGCGCGGCGAAGTTCTGGACGTGGGCCATGAGATGATGCGCACGACCTTCGGCATCATTGTCGATACGATGATGTCGGGCGGGCACGGCATCGATGTCGCTCGCGTCGAGCGGAGCGTAACGGATTTTCTTGAACCGAGTGGTTGGACATTCGCTTTTGGGATGATTGGCGCACCCGAGTGGCTGCCGTATCCAGGCCGCACGAAAGCACGCTCTGCCGTCGCTTTTCTCCGGGCGAGCCTAGCGGCGGTGATCGCGAAGCGCCGACAGCAACCGAATGAAAGGCATGACCTCGTCTCCATGATGTTGATGGCGTCTGACCCGGAATCCGGCCGTAGAATGAGCGACGAGGAGATCGTTGATAACCTGATGACCTTCATCACTGCGGGTCATGAGACGACAGCGCTCGGTCTGGCTTGGACACTTCACCTTCTCGGCCGGCATCCGGAAGATGAGGCGAAGGTCGTGAGGGAGATTACGCACGTTACTGGAGGCGGGCCAGTCCTCCCCGAACATCTGGCGCACCTCGTCTATACGAAGCAGGTGTTTTCGGAGGCCATGCGCCTCTTTCCGCCAGCGCCGATCATCACGCGGACGGCAATCGAAGATTTTCGGCTTGACCGGTACCTGATCCCCGAGGGTACGGTCTTTTTCATCCCCATCTATGCAGTGCACCGTAAACCTGACCTGTGGCGGGATCCAGAAAGCTTCGATCCTACGCGGTTCGAGCCGGAAAACGCCCGCACCCGCCACCGATATGCATATATGCCCTTTGGTGCGGGGCCACGCGTTTGCATTGGCAACGCCTTCGCTCTTATGGAAGCCGTTGCCGTGCTTGCTGTCCTGCTTCAGTCCTTCAAGTTGAATAACTGTACCGACACCCCGCCGCGGCGCGTGATGAAGGTCACGCTGCGGCCTCATCCAAACATCTTGATGTCGGTTCACCGGCGAAGGGAGTGATAAAGACGCATATGTCAGTAAGGATTGGATTTGTCGTCCCGATGAATGCCCCGGTCTTTGAAGGCTGGGGAGGATGATCAGGCTGCCGATTCGTGAGCCACGAACTGTTAAGGCTCAGGTAGCCGAGCGCCTGAATGAAGCCGTCATTTGTGTAGGCCTCCTAAAGGAAGTGGGGAAGGTGCTCCGTGATCTCTTCGAAGGTTTCGAAGGCTATCGGATAGGCTCCCTCGACCTTCTTCGTTCTCATGAAGCTTTTCGGCATTGGCGCAAGGATTGCCGCGGCGGATGTTCCTGTTCTTTGATAATCGTATCGAACGCCGCGGCGATCACGTCCCAACGCGGCGTCAGCCTTCGCGAAACGTATAGCTGTAGCCATTGATAGCTGGCGCACCACCGAGATGTGCGTAGAGAACCCGCGATCCTTCTGGGAAGAAGCCTTTCTTGATGAGATCGACCATTCCCTGCATCGATTTACCCTCGTAGACCGGATCAGTAATGATGCCCTCAAGCCGTGCACACAGGCGAATAGCCTCCTTCGTTTCCTCGGACGGAATGCCATAACACGGGTGTGCATACTCCTCGAGCAAGACCACATCGTCCTCAACGATTTCCATTCCTAGGTCGACCAGATTTGCTGTATGCCGGGCAATGCTTAGTACTTGCGCCTTGGTTTGGGCGGGAGTAGCCGAGGCATCGATACCAATCACGTTGCGCTGTCGGCCGTCTTTGGCGAATCCGACGAGCATGCCGGCATGGGTCGACCCGGTGACGGTGCATAATACAACGTAGTCGAAGGCAAACCCAAGTTGCTTCTCCTGAGCGCGCACCTCCTCCGCGAACCCTACGTAGCCGAGGCCGCCATAATTGTGAACGGAAGCCCCAGCAGGGATTGCATAAGGCGTGCCACCTCTTGATTTAACGTCCGCTAGCGCCTGTTCCCAACTGTGTCGGATACCAATGTCAAAGCCCCCGTCGACAAGGCGCACCTCTGCGCCCATGAGGCGGCTCAACAAAATGTTGCCGACCCGATCATAGACGGCGTCCTCATGCGGCACCCAGCTCTCCTGCACCAGGAGGCATTTCATGCCGATCTTGGCGGCGACGGCGGCAACCATCCGCGTGTGGTTCGACTGTACGCCGCCGATAGAAACGAGGGTGTCTGCCTTGGAGGCGATCGCCTCCGGAATGATATATTCGAGCTTGCGGAGCTTGTTTCCACCAAATGCAAGACCTGAGTTGCAGTCCTCGCGCTTGGCGTAGATCTCGACTTTATCTCCAAGGTGTTTACCGAGGCGATCAAGCTTTTCAATAGGCGTCGGTCCAAAGGTGAGCGGGTAGCGCTCAAATTTTTCTAGCATGTTCTCTCCAATCGAACCTAGTTTTGCGGCCCCTGCCCGTCGCGGCGATTCACCTTAGCGTCTTTCGTTGCTATGGCTCAAACCGCTTTCTTGTCGCAGCGGCGCGGTTCAGGATCAGCTTGCCAAATTAGATGTAGATGAAGTCCGAGGCGCTCAGCTGGGCCAGATCGGCTGCGCTGTGAAAGCTGGACACTTCCGCGAACTCGCTTAAGCTGTTCTCATCCGTGACGTAGGCCAGCTTGGCGCTTTCCGTCTCGCTTGTAATAGGCAATAATATCGCCGGTTGCCTCGCCCGAGATCGCAGTCGCAGCGTGAAGGCCAGAATCGAAACCGCGGTCGGTGATCACCATAACGTGCTCGCCTTTAGCACCCGCTGCCGGGCCGCTATAGAAGGTATCTACGACTGTGGCGCCGGGCTTGTTGTGAGCGATAAAGTTGCCTCCCTGGTGCGTCCCTGTAATGAAGGCGAAAGCATCTTCTGCCGGGTCGAAATCCACGACAG
This genomic stretch from Sinorhizobium arboris LMG 14919 harbors:
- a CDS encoding M16 family metallopeptidase — its product is MTSEVAAVEVPRPEAEIANFMLTNGMEVVVIPDHRAPIVTQMVWYKVGSADEPPGKSGIAHFLEHLMFKGTKKHPPGEFGAKVAEIGGEENAFTSSDYTAYYQTVTPEALGTMMEFEADRMRHLALTDAVILPERDVILEERRWRVENNPEQLLEEEMQATLYQNHPYRIPTLGWMHEMEQLNCGDALAFYDRYYAPNNAVLVVAGDVDAGTVWRLADKTFGALPRGQDLPERVRPREPEQNTKRTVVLTDRRVTVPTYEKSWVTTSYGTAEPGEAEALDILSEILGGGNRSRIYQQLVVKQGIASSGGAYFNGRSLDPSSFTLYGSPRGEAKIEAVEDAIDAEVRKIIEYGVTDVELEKAKNRLVRSMVFARDSQLGMANIYGAALATGNTAYDVDEWPLRIRAVAAAEVQAVARKYLNPDRSVAAYLLPRKSAAAGDKSR
- a CDS encoding helix-turn-helix domain-containing protein, whose translation is MLSVNSKRNRGKPNSVDAHVGRRIRQRRVWQNMSQATLGEAIGVTFQQVQKYEKGVNRVGAGRLQQISKALKVQPSYFFEGNPDEVQSVGQSAEIQVNIPPEVIEFAASEEGIDLIRAFSRVGDHDVRCRIVMLLKSLASTSGDI
- a CDS encoding flavin reductase family protein codes for the protein MNSDGADLPVNADGLKCALRRMSGGVSVITTGQGEERTGATVTSATALSIEPPCMLVSLNRTSSTWPAVARFGHFCVNILGHAHELLASQFAGLGGLTGAERYRGAKWTQLISGAPVLQDAAAAIDCELEEAIERHSHVIVLGRVVGICIGNGGSLVYRGGRYFAFAE
- the hemN gene encoding oxygen-independent coproporphyrinogen III oxidase, which produces MGHQPLQTPILEKYCDARLPWYTIYPTVPEFSASVGVKACENWLRSLPTNESVSLYLHVPFCRSICWYCGFPTTSTRREAPVLNYLAVLREEIRLVAEQAPQALLVSDVHFGGGTPNLIGPAEFLALIEVLRRRFAFTKTATVAVEIDPRTFTMEMAEALGKAGVTRASLGVQSFDPVVQVAVNRVQTEAQIAAALENLRQHGTSRVNFDLMYGLTHQTVESCVETASTAVAMRPDRLAVFGYAHIPSFKRNQRRIEEPALPDIAARAEQAAAVAKTLVAAGYREIGLDHFALPDDELAVAQKAGRLRRNSLGYSADTCKTLIGFGASAIGRLGDGYVQNEVATGSYTRQIGVGHLATSKGHRLTDEDRVRAAVIERLMCDLEADVPAICAAHGFDPIPILDSAERLAILASDEIVDIEKGIVRVRQEHRFILRAVAAAFDAYLAARLG
- the hemN gene encoding oxygen-independent coproporphyrinogen III oxidase, with product MQPDLLAKYREAMLPRYTSYPTAPHFSSAISADTYGDWLESLSAEKPVSLYLHIPFCRSMCWYCGCHTTITKRDEPILDYLAALREEVCLVSAAAKKRLSVDHVHFGGGTPTIIRPRKFLELFQLLRDRFDFAIAAEIAVEIDPRTLQEEMVIALGEAGVNRASLGVQSLDPLVQKAINRIQTEERTAEAVAKLRAAGVGSINLDLIYGLPHQTVQSCVETAEAAITMGPNRFAVFGYGHVPFFKKHQKLIDEAALADAEGRIAQAEAIAETLMAAGYRRIGFDHFAKADDSLAVAQATGKLHRSFQGYTTDACEALIGFGASAIGRTSEGYVQNEVAPRLYAQTVARGHLATVKGYRLTEEDRLRAAIIERLMCDFSADVSAIAAAHGFESGIVLDDNESLAMLERDGVLQREGGVIRLREERHFLIRAVAAAFDAYLEQTRRVHSRVA
- a CDS encoding M16 family metallopeptidase, which produces MIMFNRQPIGAILIVVMAYLMVGLAAMPALAGMAIEEVKTSSGIKAWLVPDYSLPIITIRFAFRGGSAQDPSGKEGLVNLMTGLFEEGAGDLDSDAFQERLDDAGAEMFFKAGRDAVHGYIRVLADRKDDAFELLRLAIEQPRFDQAPVDRIRAQIVSGIIAEANDPEMAAHVAWMKAIYGDHPYSRRPEGTEQTLAAVKTSDLKALHKRILARSNLTIAAVGAIDPGTLKRDLDHIFGGLPATSSLTPVADMVPKLGRAIRVPYDLPQEQLSLAYPGISRKDPQFFAAYLMNQILGGDSFTSRLWNEVREKRGLAYGIHTTLVNNDHASALVINTGTRPDRAAETLSLIRTEVRRMSEEGVSEDELKAAKKKLIGGYAIDNLNSSSAIAATLVDIQLEDRGINYVERRKQLIQAVTVEDVRAVAKRLLSADPTVMIVGPPLKETKG